One region of Zootoca vivipara chromosome 7, rZooViv1.1, whole genome shotgun sequence genomic DNA includes:
- the TOMM6 gene encoding mitochondrial import receptor subunit TOM6 homolog: MAPGGQAAGGGGSSSAVTPEGLRGWIRGAYRFATDRSDFRRNLIVNLGLFAMGVWVARNLTDIDLMAPQPPA; the protein is encoded by the exons ATGGCGCCGGGTGGGCAAGCAGCGGGCGGAGGAGGCAGCTCCAGCGCGGTGACGCCCGAGGGGCTGCGGGGCTGGATCCGGGGCGCCTACCGCTTCGCCACAGACCGCAGTGACTTTCGCAG GAACCTCATAGTTAACCTGGGTCTCTTTGCAATGGGAGTTTGGGTAGCTAGAAACTTAACAGACATCGATTTGATGGCACCACAGCCTCCTGCATAG